The Ascochyta rabiei chromosome 22, complete sequence sequence GACGCCGCCCCACGCCGAGCAGCCACAAGGCGAGTCTGCGCCAGTCCCTGTGTGTGTGCAGCTGTGGCCACCTGCCACCGACCACCGTGCCATCGACGTGCGACGTAAAAGTGCCCTCTTGCATCAAATGCTTCTGCTCATTACCAGCCTCTCCCTCCTACTGCCTACCGCTCTGCCGACAACAAAATAGCCAGCCCACCGATGCTCAAACACCTTGCATGCATGCGCCACCAAACGCCCTCGGAGAAGAgggaaggaagaaagaaaggaaaaagaagaaaacgAAAACGAAGACGAAAGAGAGAAAGGAACCCCCCAAGCCATCAACGCCGTCTTACAAGCTTGTGTACTGTACAGAAGAAAGCCATGTACATGGAACGAACGGTAGACGCGCCTCTAGTCTGCCGCGTTCAGGTCGACGAATATGTTAATCGCTGCCACAACCACCTCGGCGAAGATGAGAATGATGACAATCCATTCCAGCAGTTCACCCTGTTCGTAGTTAGCTCCACGCTTCCACACCTCCACTCGCCAAACATACATGGGTAGCGGTAAGCTGGTCCTTGAGCACAGCCAGCAGATCCCCAATCACATTCAGTCGCTCCGTGAGCAGCCCCACGCGCTGGTCCATCTCCAGGTAGCTTCTCACCGCCTGATACACGGGATCCAGCTGCGGCTCCGCCCACATGAGCTCCGGCGCATCCAGCACAGACCCCTGCAGGTGGATGCTGATGCGCAGGATGAACAGCTCGCCAATCTGCATGTTGATCTGCTTCTTGTTCAGGTTGATCTTGCCAGAGCTCGCTATCTGCGCCGGAATGTCCTTGGTCTCGTCAATCGTGCTGTCCACGAGGTCCTCAAACAGACTGGTCTTGACGCTCTGCGACAGCCCGTGCGAGATGGCCAGCTTGATCATGTAGTTCTTCTTGTCGCGGAGCGAGATGAAGTCGTTGTAGATGCGCGCCTGGTACTCGCGCGTGTAGTAGAAGTTGAACTCCTCCGTTTCCACTTCGTCCTTCCCAAGCTTGTCCACTTCAAACTTGGCAATCTCCTTGAGGAACCGCTTTTCCTCCCCGAGAGACATGCCCCACAGCACCACCGTACCGTACTCGAAGAGGAACACTTCGGGCGTGTGCACCTGCGTGTCAAAGTCGGGCGCGTCTGTTGCTGGGTCCGAGTCGGCGTGGGTGAGAGACGGTCGTCGAGGCCCGTCGGAGCTTTCTCCATTCCCTATACCGCCGGCGTCCCCTTCGTCGTGCATGTCGATGAGATCTTCTCGTCGCCTCTCGTTCTGGTGCTCGACCTCGATGGCGCTGTCCGAAAACCGCCTCGGTCTCACACTGGGAGCGCCGTCGAGTGCTGCCGTGCTGTGTACGTCCTCGGGTCCCTTGGCGCCGTAGTTGTACGGCGAGTATATGCACTCGTCAAAGCGCTTTGGCAACGCGCCCCTGATCTTCTGCTTGCCCTTCAGAAACCGCATCAGGTCGTCTAGCTTGTACGAGGCCGCTGTGCAGTACGCTGTCACGCGCGGCAACCGGTCTCGGTCTGCTTTGCCCAGCCGCGCTGCGTCTCTTCTCGCGGTGGGGTCCTTGATCCTTGTATACTGTACGTATACGTCGCGGCCGCTCTCTTCGTCTTCCTCATCGTCACCTTGGGCTGGGTCCGGCAAGAGCTTCAACTTTTGCGCGGTCCGCGTCGTTCGCTGAGGGCCAATCTTTCCCGCTGGACCTGGCGGGATTCTCGCAGGCGCGCCTGAGCTGTTTCTCCTCCGCAGCTTGCTGTTCAGGCCTGCGAGCATGGGCTGTCCACCGTGGCTTGTCGGTTGTCTGGATGACGATGCACCCTGCGACCCGGACCGGCCCAGCTGAGCAGCATCGCTCGAAGACGAGACAGTTGTGTTGAACGTGACGGTGCGCTGCGGTTTTGCGGGTGCTGTCTTGGTGCCGCCCGATAGGGACGACATCAGCGGCGTGCTTTCGGTCGAGCTCGACGCCATTGTGGTCTGTGGGTTGGGGATTTCGACAAGGTCACAATCAGTCGGTGGTGTCCTGGAGATTGCGCACAAGATTGGTTGTGGAGCAGGGCGATGACGGCGTTCATGGACCTGCCATGGGTGTGAGGATGGACGAGTGAAGTGGCAGCGCCTTCAAAGCTGTGCCTGCTCGCCAAAACTGACAAGATGACGTTCCTTCCCAAGCTTGAGGCCCCTGCTAGCCCCACGTGCTAACTCTCGCACAAGGCACTTTGTTCTCGAGTGATGTTCGGTACAGAGAAGAATGGCTCTCAATCGATGCAGCATTCGAGTGATGGTCAGTACAGAGAAAAACTGCCCTTGGTCAACACCGTATTTAAGTAACAACGTTAGTTGGTGGTTAAGAAAAATAGCCCTTGATGAACGCAGCGTTGAAGTGATGGATACTATAGAGATGACTGGCTCTCAATCGACGCAGCATTCGTAAGAGCAAGACTCGTGTTCTACTGCTATGTGATGCTCGACCCCTCTGCACGAACAAGGGCATCCATGGGAACAAGAGTGGGAATGACAAGTGACATGTGATACAAGGAATTAACAATTGGGTATAGCGAAGCCTAAAAGCAATCTGGTCGTACAACAACTCCAAACTTTTCACAGCTCAGtcgcctcctcctcctcctcctcttcctcctggTCATCTGCCTCCGTCTCCGCCTTGTCGACCATGTCCCACCCATGCTCCAGAAGCTCCGTTGGCTGTGCATCTTGCTTCTTCGCCGTCGCCAGGCCCACTTCGCCAAGCATGAAGCGGCCAAGGTACAAGACTGCATCGAGCATCTCCTCTCCCGTCGGTGCAATGTTCTCTTTGGGCAAGAGGAAGCCGTAGCTGCCTGTGTCGCGCAGCTTGATCTGGTACGAGTACTTGACCTTGAGCTCGTGATAGAACCAGTCGAGCGCGCTTCCTCCACTCGACTCGATGCGCGGTAGGACCGATGGTTGCTTCTTGTCGCTCGACCACATGACGTTGCCTTCGCAGGCGGACGTGACCTTGTACGCATGTCCTCTGCGTGATATGCGGATGGCCTTGGCCAGGCCGACAGCCAGCTCCTCGAGGTCTTCGAGCGCCGGGGGCTCTTCTGTGCACGAGTACGAGTAGGGGTACAAGATCTGCTGTGAGTAGGAATGCAAGTCCAAGAAGCCAACAAAATGCACGTTGTTGTGTTCGGTCTCGTTCTTGGCCCACTCGGCAAAGCGCTGAGCTTCCAGGCCCTCAAAGGGTTCGCTGCCTGCATAGGATTCACTGCAGGGGTTGGTGCGCACCGTGTCGCCGTCCCACTTGTAGGCGTAGCTGCGGTCCAGGTCCACACCACTGCAGAAGCGCAGACTTGTTGGCTGACGGTTCTTCCTCCACAGACGGTCCGATTCCCAGGAGTAGACGTAGCCGTCGGGGTTCAGGGTGGGGACAAGCACAAAGTCAAACTGCTCGAGCAGGCGTGTGATCTCGCGGTCCTTGCCGTAGGCGTTGATCAGGTTCCAGGCCACGTAGTTGACGGTGCTGGTGGAGATCCACTCGCGTGCATGGGAGCCGCCGGTGATGAGCACGGTCTTGCGGGGGCCCGAGGGCTGGTCGTTGTTGGTCGGGTGCACGCCTACGCGCAGGGCGGGGATGTCGCGGCCTTGGTAGGTTGTACCCACGACAATGCGGCGCACGTGGGTGGTGAACATGGAGGCCATGAGCTTCATCCACGGATTGATGACGGACAATGGCTGGTAGTCCTGCAGGAACGGGTGGCCTTTGGTTTTGTGGGGGGCGTAGGCGTGGTCGTCCTGGTGGGACAGGGTGGCGGACGAGGAAGGGTACGAGTCGAAGATGGCCTGTGCCAGGTCGAGGTCCTGCATGAGAGGCTGGTGTGACTGCTTCAGCGAGGGCGGGAGGAGGCCCAGCAGCGAAGGCACCTGGATCGAGTTAGATTTGCGGGGGAGAAGGCGGCGGGCGTGGGAAGACAGACGACATGCTTTGCTACCCTGATGTCTGCCCAGTCCTCATTGAACTCCCACACGTCGAGGAACAGGACGTCGGATGCCTCGGCCAGGGCCTTTGCCTCGTCTGCCGTGTGCATGGTGAAGCGGAGGACCACATCGTCGCCGTAGCGAGCGACAAAGGGCTCTGTTGCTGGCTGAGGGGTGCTGCCGGCGCCCTCTCGGCGGCTGGTGTGGTGGACGGGCAGACTCCCTATCTTCCTGAGGATGGCGTCGGACAGCCTGCGCCAGGTGGGCGGCGTGCGGTTGGGGCTCGCGTCCTGCGCCGGGCGTCGGTGGTCGTGGTAGGCCGGTTGTTGCGGGGCTGCTGAGACCAGCGGcgcgagcagcagcaggccgAGGGCGGCGAGGGGGCCCTGGCGCATTGCGTgggtggtgggtggtggATGGGGTGTTGTGTGTTTGTGTGCCTGGTCGGACGGACCATGGGAACGTAGGGTGGGGTCGTGGACCTGCAGCGCCAGGAGCTGGGGTCGCGTGCACAGCCACCAGTCATTGTGCAATGACAAGACAATCACCTTTTACAAGGAGAGCTTTCTTCCTATATAGGTCGGTAGTATCCATCTACGTGGATACAGAGTATAGAGGGCttcgaggaggaggatagcATGACGTGTTTATTAAAGGAGGAGAGCATAACGTGTTTCAAGAGGATATAGAGTATAGAGGGCTTCAAGGAGGATGAGAGCATGACGTGTTTGTCAAAGGAGGAGAGCATGACGTGTTTGTCAAAGGAGGAGAGCATAACGTGTTTAAAGAGGATATAGAGTATAGGGTACCTGATAGAGGATATCAAGTAATGCTAAAGAGGATATAGAGCCGTTGTCACTTCCTCTCACAACCACCCTCTCTCGTTACAGAGTACACCCACTACCATGCTCCAGCGGCATTTTCTTAGATGGTACTTGGTACTGCTGGATTTCTTTAGCGTACCTGTTGGTGCTCGGCAGCTTTTACAAACATGGCTGGAGTCGTGTAGTGTCTCTTCAGGTTGCAGGTCATGTGCAGACTGGCATTGAGTACCTCGTCCTGTTTGATCGAGACCTGCCTGTGCTGAGGCATGGTTGTGGCTGTGGTTACTGTTGTATTCGTGGTTGTAGTCGTGGTTGTCGTGTGGAGGTGTCGGCGGCGctagaagcagcagcaggcttCCAGGCCACCTCCACACGAGAGGGACAGGAGGGAGGACGGCCGAGAGCCGGCACGGGCTGACGTTGTACCTGGGCCAGCCGAGTGCATTGCATGGCATGGCTGCATGGACGACTGTGTGCATGTCCAACACACAAGCCTGCTTTCCTCCCTCGCCGCCCCCTCCACGACGTCTCTCCGTTCCCATCGCCGTATCTCTccccctctccctctctctctctctctgtgtgtgtgtgcgtgcgtgtgtgtgtgtctctctctctctgtctTGGTCCACGCGGCGCTCGCATCCTCCACCGGACCCCTCAGCCTTACCATCGTTCGTCTCCCGGATACCCGCGTCACGCCTTACCTCACGCCTTACCTCACGCCTTACCTCACGCCTTACCTCACGCCTTACCTCACGCCTTACCTCACGCCTCACCTCACGCCTCACCTCACGCCTTACACCGCCCGCCCCATCTCGCCTAGcctcctctgctgctgctgccgtaCCTGTGCCATGTGCTGCGCTGTGCCTTTGCCCGCGCATACATGAGCTGTAGCCCCCGGCGCGCAGCAGAATGCGTCTCCGGCCCGGACGCAGCGAGCACGACCTGAAGAGGAGATCCACGCTCGATCCAGCTGGTCTTTTCAGGCGCGGCGACCGAGCCCGCAACCACGATAGCCCATCCACCGATCGTCTGGCCGTCTCGGAAGACGGTGGCCGCCCTGCGTCGAGCGAGGTTGCGCGGCCCTCGATCTCGCGCGACTCGCACAACGCCAACGATGCCCACGACGCCCACGACGCCCACGACGCCCACGACGCCCACGACGCCTACGACGCCCACGACGCCCACGACGCCCACGATGCCCACGATAGCCCACCCGCCCAGCCACGGCCCTCGAACCCGCGCCGCTTCTCCATGCTGAGGTTCCGCCACGCCTCCGATTCGCAGCTATCGACGACAGCCAGGGAGCATGCTGAAAAGGCGCCTCCGGTGCCGCCGGTGCCGCCGGTGCCTGCCAGCGCCGCAGAACGCAGCAACGAGCGTAGGTGAAGGGCGCCTGCGAGAACCCGTGCCAACCACTGACGTGCCGTGTCCCAGAATCGCCGCCTGCTATCATCACCACCCCCCCAACCTTCATGGACCCCGAAGACGACCCGCGAcccgcccacgcccacgacCTCGAGCATGACCTCGACCACGACCAGCCAGCTGCCGCCAAGAAGCGCAGCCGTCTGCAGCACTTCACCCTGCGTCGCCGCTCCTTCGACCCCGCGAGCGTCGACAGGCCCGGCGGCCTCCTGCGCAAGTCCATGGACAAGAAGCGCCCCCTGGCCCTCGGCTCCTGGAAGAGCAGGCACAACCTGCTCGACGACGGCAACGTGGCTCAAGCTCCAGCTACAGCCCCAGCTACAGCTCCGCCCCCAGACGCCGAtccagagccagagccagacCGCTTCTCCGCGAGCCCGCAGCGGCCCGACGAACGTTCCGAGGCCCGCGACTTCGCTGAAAGCACCACCGCCCTGCTGCCCCCCGCCCACCGCGCCTCCGAGTCATCGCGCTCCGACGGCAGCTCGACCGGCCATGTTTCGTTCGAAACAAGCACCCGGCCCCCGCACCCCCAGCGTGCGGGCTCCACGCGCTTTGGCTTCAGCCGGCGCAAGCAGCGCGCCTCTCTGTTCCCCCTGCCCATGAAGATCGAGCCGCCCCAGTTCCCAGACACGGCGCCCGCAACACCGCGCGCCTCCATGGGCGGCCCCAGCTCCGCCTCTCCCGGCTCTCCCACCGGCAGTCCCCCCTTGACCGCGCGCCGCTACACAGAAGGCGCAGGTG is a genomic window containing:
- a CDS encoding sporulation protein rmd1, coding for MASSSTESTPLMSSLSGGTKTAPAKPQRTVTFNTTVSSSSDAAQLGRSGSQGASSSRQPTSHGGQPMLAGLNSKLRRRNSSGAPARIPPGPAGKIGPQRTTRTAQKLKLLPDPAQGDDEEDEESGRDVYVQYTRIKDPTARRDAARLGKADRDRLPRVTAYCTAASYKLDDLMRFLKGKQKIRGALPKRFDECIYSPYNYGAKGPEDVHSTAALDGAPSVRPRRFSDSAIEVEHQNERRREDLIDMHDEGDAGGIGNGESSDGPRRPSLTHADSDPATDAPDFDTQVHTPEVFLFEYGTVVLWGMSLGEEKRFLKEIAKFEVDKLGKDEVETEEFNFYYTREYQARIYNDFISLRDKKNYMIKLAISHGLSQSVKTSLFEDLVDSTIDETKDIPAQIASSGKINLNKKQINMQIGELFILRISIHLQGSVLDAPELMWAEPQLDPVYQAVRSYLEMDQRVGLLTERLNVIGDLLAVLKDQLTATHGELLEWIVIILIFAEVVVAAINIFVDLNAAD
- a CDS encoding Putative metallocarboxypeptidase ecm14, which translates into the protein MRQGPLAALGLLLLAPLVSAAPQQPAYHDHRRPAQDASPNRTPPTWRRLSDAILRKIGSLPVHHTSRREGAGSTPQPATEPFVARYGDDVVLRFTMHTADEAKALAEASDVLFLDVWEFNEDWADIRVAKHVVPSLLGLLPPSLKQSHQPLMQDLDLAQAIFDSYPSSSATLSHQDDHAYAPHKTKGHPFLQDYQPLSVINPWMKLMASMFTTHVRRIVVGTTYQGRDIPALRVGVHPTNNDQPSGPRKTVLITGGSHAREWISTSTVNYVAWNLINAYGKDREITRLLEQFDFVLVPTLNPDGYVYSWESDRLWRKNRQPTSLRFCSGVDLDRSYAYKWDGDTVRTNPCSESYAGSEPFEGLEAQRFAEWAKNETEHNNVHFVGFLDLHSYSQQILYPYSYSCTEEPPALEDLEELAVGLAKAIRISRRGHAYKVTSACEGNVMWSSDKKQPSVLPRIESSGGSALDWFYHELKVKYSYQIKLRDTGSYGFLLPKENIAPTGEEMLDAVLYLGRFMLGEVGLATAKKQDAQPTELLEHGWDMVDKAETEADDQEEEEEEEEATEL